From Pan troglodytes isolate AG18354 chromosome 9, NHGRI_mPanTro3-v2.0_pri, whole genome shotgun sequence, the proteins below share one genomic window:
- the LOC104004351 gene encoding LOW QUALITY PROTEIN: olfactory receptor 9G19 (The sequence of the model RefSeq protein was modified relative to this genomic sequence to represent the inferred CDS: inserted 1 base in 1 codon; deleted 1 base in 1 codon; substituted 1 base at 1 genomic stop codon): MDKRNFTKVKLFILLEFTEDLGLQRVLFFIFLIIYVISLSGNIILISLICAASWPHTPMYFFTGNQFLLDLWYSSVHIPDIPLTCISDDKKVSFPGCLAQFFSAGLAXNECYMMAAMAYDRYVAISKPLLYSRATFPELCASLVAASHLGGFVNSTIITSETPTLSFCGSNIIDDFFCDLPPLVKLVCDVKERYQAMLHFILASNVITPTALILASXLFIIAAILKIRSTKGRLQVFSTCGSPLTALTLYYGAIFFIYPQPRTSYALKRDKLGSVFYTVVIPMLNPLIYSLRNKDVKDALKKMLDRLKFLKEKYW; the protein is encoded by the exons ATGGATAAGAGAAATTTCACCAAAGTAAAACTGTTTATCCTTTTAGAGTTCACAGAAGATTTGGGGTTACAGCGAGTgctctttttcatctttctcatcATTTATGTCATCAGCCTCTCAGGCAACATCATTCTGATTTCTCTCATTTGTGCTGCTTCTTGGCCCCACACACCCATGTATTTCTTCACTGGAAACCAGTTCCTTCTGGATCTCTGGTATTCCTCTGTCCACATCCCCGATATCCCGCTGACTTGCATTTCTGATGACAAAAAAGTCTCCTTTCCTGGCTGCCTGGCTCAGTTCTTCTCTGCTGGATTGGCCTAAAATGAGTGCTATATGATGGCTGCCATGGCTTATGACCGCTACGTGGCAATCTCCAAGCCCCTGCTTTATTCCCGGGCCACATTCCCAGAGTTATGTGCCAGTCTTGTTGCGGCTTCACACCTTGGCGGCTTTGTAAACTCAACCATCATCACCAGTGAGACACCTACCTTGAGCTTCTGTGGCAGCAATATCATTGATGATTTCTTCTGTGATCTGCCCCCACTTGTAAAGTTGGTGTGTGATGTGAAGGAGCGCTACCAGGCTATGCTGCATTTTATACTTGCCTCCAATGTCATCACTCCCACTGCACTTATTCTTGCGT ATCTCTTCATCATTGCAGCCATCTTGAAGATCCGTTCCACTAAGGGCCGCCTCCAGGTCTTCTCCACTTGTGGGTCTCCCCTGACGGCTCTCACCTTGTACTATGGTGCAATCTTCTTTATTTAC CCCCAACCAAGAACTAGCTATGCCTTAAAAAGGGATAAATTGGGGTCAGTGTTCTATACTGTGGTGATTCCAATGCTAAACCCCTTGATCTATAGCTTAAGAAATAAGGATGTCAAAGATGCCTTGAAGAAAATGTTAGATAGACTtaagtttcttaaagaaaaatattggtaA